Proteins encoded by one window of Mycoplasma capricolum subsp. capricolum ATCC 27343:
- the cmk gene encoding (d)CMP kinase → MEKLIIAVDGTSSSGKSVIFKKVARILNYQFVDTGLMYRAFTWYCLSKNIDINNQNQIIKLLDSFDYKISNDQVFVNNTNVTNKLTSSEILNAINKITIIPQIRNYMVKAQQQMVKNKGYILVGRDITSVVLPNADLKIYLDCDIEIRAKRRFEQNVENKILDKSFKQIYQDLIKRDQVDKTRKIGPLVLVSDAWYIDNSYLTIDQVVDIVVNKVHQLESQK, encoded by the coding sequence ATGGAAAAACTAATTATAGCTGTTGATGGTACTAGTAGTAGTGGAAAATCTGTAATTTTTAAAAAAGTTGCTAGAATTTTAAATTATCAGTTTGTTGATACTGGGTTAATGTATCGAGCTTTTACTTGATATTGTTTATCTAAAAATATTGATATTAATAATCAAAATCAAATTATCAAATTATTAGATAGTTTTGATTATAAAATTAGTAATGATCAAGTATTTGTAAATAATACAAATGTTACTAATAAACTAACAAGTAGTGAGATTTTAAATGCAATTAATAAAATTACAATAATTCCACAAATTAGAAATTACATGGTAAAAGCTCAACAACAAATGGTTAAAAATAAAGGTTATATACTAGTTGGTAGAGATATTACAAGTGTAGTTTTACCTAATGCAGATTTAAAAATTTATTTAGATTGTGATATTGAAATTAGAGCAAAAAGAAGATTTGAACAAAATGTTGAAAACAAAATCTTAGATAAATCATTTAAACAAATTTATCAAGATTTAATTAAAAGAGATCAAGTTGATAAAACAAGAAAAATAGGACCTTTAGTTTTAGTAAGTGATGCTTGATATATAGATAATTCTTATTTAACTATAGACCAAGTTGTAGATATTGTAGTTAATAAAGTTCATCAATTAGAAAGTCAAAAATAA
- a CDS encoding inorganic diphosphatase produces MKNNVISMVVEIPKGSSNKYEVDEKTKRIKLDRVLYGANFYPGEYGMIENTLDWDGDPLDVISLCTYPTLPGVEVDIRILGSIKMVDAGEVDTKLFGVFNDDPRFKEYQTLNDVPKHYRDEIENFFLQYKALQNKVVRINGWGTLDEALEELEECKARFEEYKDRLAKGQKDQILAEWKEKGLGQA; encoded by the coding sequence ATGAAAAATAATGTAATTAGTATGGTAGTTGAAATCCCAAAAGGTTCATCTAACAAATATGAAGTTGATGAAAAAACAAAAAGAATCAAACTAGATCGTGTTTTATATGGAGCTAATTTTTATCCAGGAGAATATGGAATGATTGAAAACACACTAGATTGAGACGGAGATCCATTAGATGTAATTTCACTATGTACATATCCAACACTACCAGGAGTTGAAGTTGATATTAGAATTTTAGGTTCAATTAAAATGGTTGATGCTGGAGAAGTTGATACTAAATTATTTGGTGTATTTAATGATGATCCAAGATTTAAAGAATATCAAACATTAAATGATGTACCAAAACACTACAGAGATGAAATTGAAAACTTTTTCTTACAATATAAAGCTTTACAAAACAAAGTAGTTAGAATCAATGGTTGAGGAACTTTAGATGAAGCTTTAGAAGAACTTGAAGAATGTAAAGCAAGATTTGAAGAATATAAAGACCGTTTAGCTAAAGGACAAAAAGATCAAATATTAGCTGAGTGAAAAGAAAAAGGATTGGGTCAAGCTTAA
- a CDS encoding ECF transporter S component — protein MKKNKSLKEQLNDVVCNVDSDLDMHKELDNKAHKKVDHYHGKHHFDKFGNHDDIQNYNFELRTVFLFSRKKLLFKIVLTGIFLALTASVSAIDILLESIKIPVSDQVWIQSRFLDILVVCISIATLGPIFASLLGFLAPILHNFIHGMEHGWIQPPIEAITNIFIVWIVFLVFNVIFSNSPIHHDTNKKVARFKRWTPLPIMIVLVSFVSTLGFILALYIDSNINSNHLLSNQISFYHAGHDHNHVHDEHMLSFTNINTFITIAIFGWNLLRYGIALLLFVLVEWKMRPINHRYK, from the coding sequence ATGAAGAAAAACAAATCATTAAAAGAACAATTAAATGATGTGGTATGTAATGTTGATAGTGATTTAGATATGCATAAAGAACTTGATAATAAAGCTCATAAAAAAGTAGATCATTATCATGGAAAACATCATTTTGATAAATTTGGAAATCATGACGATATTCAAAATTATAATTTTGAATTAAGAACAGTTTTTTTATTTAGTAGAAAAAAATTGTTATTTAAAATTGTGTTAACTGGAATTTTTTTAGCTTTAACTGCTTCAGTTAGTGCAATTGATATATTATTAGAATCAATCAAAATTCCTGTAAGTGATCAAGTATGAATTCAATCTAGATTTTTAGATATTTTAGTTGTTTGTATTTCAATAGCTACTTTAGGTCCTATCTTTGCTAGTTTATTAGGGTTTTTAGCTCCAATTTTGCATAACTTTATTCATGGTATGGAACATGGTTGAATACAACCACCAATTGAAGCTATAACTAATATTTTTATTGTTTGAATTGTTTTTCTTGTGTTTAATGTGATTTTTAGTAACTCACCAATTCATCATGATACTAATAAAAAAGTTGCTAGATTTAAAAGATGAACCCCACTACCAATTATGATTGTTTTAGTTTCTTTTGTTTCAACTTTAGGATTTATTTTAGCTTTATATATAGATTCAAATATAAATTCTAATCATTTGTTATCAAATCAAATTAGTTTTTATCATGCTGGTCATGATCATAACCATGTTCATGATGAACATATGCTAAGTTTTACAAATATTAATACTTTTATTACAATAGCTATTTTTGGATGAAACTTATTAAGATATGGTATTGCTTTATTATTATTTGTTTTAGTTGAATGAAAAATGAGACCAATTAATCATAGATACAAATAA